The Pochonia chlamydosporia 170 chromosome 1, whole genome shotgun sequence genome window below encodes:
- a CDS encoding carnitine acetyl transferase (similar to Neosartorya fischeri NRRL 181 XP_001264527.1): MTAKVKRIFNPPNSLAERLAEPLPNSATPRKLPESPPSLAARVPLNLSGAYPRMPMDNHGESHRDGGITFAAQDKLPKLPIPDLSGTCDKYLEALRPLQTPRERAETEHAVREFLSTDGPDLQEKLKRYAQGKTSYIEQFWYDSYLNFDNPVVLNLNPFFLLEDDPTPARNNQVTRAASLVVSALEFIRAVRKEELPPDTVKGKPLCMYQFSRLFGTARVPTENGCQIVQDPEAKHVVVICHGQIYWFDVLDNNSDVIMTEKDIAINLQTITEDAAQTPIQDAAKGALGVLSTENRKIWSGLRDVLTKDPGSNNADCLNIVDSALFALCLDYTEPPDVAALCQNMLCGTSEVKNGVQIGTCTNRWYDKLQIIVCKNGSAGINFEHTGVDGHTVLRFASDVYTDTILRFARTINGQAPTLWTSTSPDPSKRDPESFGDVNTTPRKLEWDMIPELSIAVRFAETRLADLIEQNEFQCLDFSSYGKNFITSMGFSPDAFVQMAFQAAYYGLYGRVECTYEPAMTKFYLHGRTEAVRTVSQDSVDFVQSFWADNPIEQKIEALKKACQKHVGRTRECLKAEGCDRHLYALFCVWQKFVDDEMDSGMSSIGQSSPTDGYSPVGSPGKESSGSMDQVVEVKPNRERGDSTNSRSRDAHPLPFIFADGGWDKLNTTVLSTSNCGNPSLRQFGFGPTSGDGFGIGYIIKDDSISICVSSKHRQTKRFVDTLESYLLEIRRILRITNRKSSTVKSSRAREAEEARPKQMSRLKSRGRLITTEGAAKGSARADTASQTEESAIGSDDDELGGYGFFDAGMLLQALKARDRAADPAESAKASERAAVQARRRDVGKKLRLTTE; the protein is encoded by the exons ATGACCGCCAAAGTCAAACGAATTTTCAACCCACCAAACTCCTTAGCTGAGAGGCTGGCTGAACCTCTTCCTAATTCTGCGACCCCTCGCAAGCTCCCAGAGTCACCGCCATCCCTCGCAGCTCGGGTGCCTTTGaacttgtctggtgcgtaCCCGAGAATGCCAATGGACAACCACGGGGAAAGTCATAGGGATGGTGGCATTACCTTTGCTGCCCAGGATAAGCTTCCCAAGCTTCCTATCCCTGACCTCTCTGGTACTTGCGACAAGTACTTGGAAGCACTCCGGCCATTGCAGACGCCCAGGGAACGAGCCGAGACGGAACATGCTGTTAGAGAGTTTCTCTCAACCGATGGACCGGATCTGcaggagaagttgaagaggtATGCTCAAGGAAAGACCAGTTATATCGAGCAGTTTT GGTACGACTCATACCTTAACTTTGATAATCCCGTGGTCCTGAACCTGAACCCATTCTTCCTTCTGGAAGATGATCCCACACCAGCACGCAACAACCAAGTCACCCGTGCCGCGTCCCTTGTGGTATCAGCACTGGAATTCATCCGAGCAGTCCGCAAGGAAGAGCTCCCGCCAGACACGGTAAAGGGCAAACCCTTGTGCATGTATCAATTTTCACGACTTTTCGGAACAGCACGAGTACCAACGGAGAATGGCTGTCAGATTGTGCAAGACCCTGAGGCTAAGCATGTTGTGGtcatctgccatggccaaatcTACTGGTTCGATGTCCTTGATAATAACTCGGACGTCATCATGACCGAGAAGGATATTGCCATTAATTTGCAAACTATCACCGAGGATGCTGCACAAACTCCCATCCAAGATGCTGCCAAAGGCGCTTTGGGAGTCCTCAGCACTGAGAATCGCAAAATTTGGTCCGGCCTGAGAGATGTCCTGACCAAGGACCCCGGGTCAAACAATGCCGACTGCCTCAACATTGTAGACTCGGCTCTGTTTGCCCTCTGCCTGGATTACACAGAGCCCCCCGATGTCGCTGCCTTGTGTCAGAACATGTTGTGCGGCACCAGTGAGGTGAAGAATGGTGTCCAGATTGGAACTTGCACCAATCGTTGGTACGATAAACTGCAAATTATCGTCTGCAAGAATGGAAGCGCCGGTATCAACTTTGAACACACAGGTGTCGACGGCCACACAGTCCTACGATTCGCTAGCGACGTCTACACTGACACTATTCTACGATTTGCCCGCACCATCAACGGCCAAGCCCCCACGTTGTGGACATCAACCAGTCCTGATCCATCCAAGCGAGATCCCGAAAGTTTCGGAGATGTGAATACCACACCACGCAAGCTAGAGTGGGATATGATCCCTGAGCTGAGCATTGCGGTGCGTTTTGCCGAGACCAGACTAGCTGATCTCATCGAGCAAAACGAATTCCAGTGCCTTGATTTCAGCTCTTATGGCAAGAACTTTATTACATCGATGGGATTCTCGCCAGACGCTTTTGTTCAAATGGCCTTCCAGGCAGCATACTACGGTCTCTACGGCAGGGTTGAATGTACCTACGAACCAGCAATGACCAAATTCTACCTTCACGGTCGTACGGAAGCCGTCCGCACCGTGTCGCAAGATTCCGTCGATTTTGTCCAATCATTTTGGGCCGATAATCCTATTGAACAAAAGATTGAAGCCTTGAAGAAGGCCTGCCAGAAACATGTCGGCCGCACAAGAGAATGCCTCAAGGCAGAAGGTTGCGATCGCCACCTTTATGCACTCTTTTGTGTGTGGCAAAAGTTcgttgatgatgaaatgGACAGTGGCATGAGCAGCATTGGCCAATCCAGCCCAACAGATGGCTATTCACCAGTTGGGAGCCCTGGAAAGGAGTCTTCTGGATCAATGGATCAAGTCGTTGAAGTCAAACCTAATAGGGAGCGAGGTGATAGCACAAACTCTCGCTCACGGGATGCCCACCCGTTGCCGTTCATTTTCGCCGATGGTGGCTGGGATAAATTGAATACGACTGTCCTGTCCACGTCAAACTGCGGCAACCCGTCGCTTCGACAATTTGGCTTCGGTCCTACATCTGGGGACGGTTTCGGAATAGGGTACATCATCAAAGACGACTCTATCTCCATTTGTGTATCCAGCAAGCACCGCCAGACGAAGCGTTTTGTCGACACTTTGGAAAGCTATCTTCTGGAAATTAGACGTATTCTAAGAATTACCAACCGCAAGAGCTCAACTGTGAAATCCAGTCGGGCacgagaagcagaagaggcTAGACCAAAGCAAATGAGTAGACTCAAGTCACGCGGACGACTGATCACCACAGAGGGCGCGGCCAAGGGATCCGCCAGAGCTGATACAGCAAGTCAAACGGAGGAGAGCGCCATTGGCAgcgatgatgacgaattgGGTGGCT ATGGTTTCTTCGACGCCGGCATGCTATTGCAGGCTTTGAAAGCGAGAGATAGAGCAGCTGATCCAGCCGAGAGCGCCAAGGCATCGGAGAGAGCGGCTGTGCAGGCCAGAAGGAGGGATGTGGGTAAGAAGTTGAGGTtaactacggagtag
- a CDS encoding transmembrane alpha-helix domain-containing protein, protein MKSTSVLATAVAALSTAVQGLNMAPRAAKQTASAVLADDGISPRPTPPPGWDRFEPENLFRRATTSKTPLTMMIAPDNTCGFISGSYAIPYTCGRSATCGIVQAQQTFSGMIMCFDSQAFNFRFACVDNAMYQSSSCDHLCAENTQILKCTSTGFPYCNTIAFAGNVTDYWCNSINYSTAQFAYTTYKGETDERSYSRFVQSLTTSAAGTLPVPTASGGETSTDSSTSSSASATQTGGNGGGGGGSSTPVGAIVGGVVGGVAAIGIGLLALFFILRRKKNAAGKSQPSSSDQSPMPPNATPGAPMTQAYYGGSPPPQGYPPQQYPQNTPSPPVGYYPQGAPMDPNSPTQSHMTDPRMSHMTTSPAPTWTNSYGTPPPGQQPAGFQPIGGTPPAQGQPHTQPQGPVHEAPAQTGENHRGQMHELA, encoded by the exons ATGAAGTCGACCTCGGTATTGGCAACAGCCGTTGCGGCTTTATCAACGGCAGTCCAAGGTCTCAACATGGCCCCCAGGGCAGCTAAACAGACGGCTTCTGCTGTTCTTGCCGACGATGGGATATCTCCTCGACCTACTCCCCCTCCCGGTTGGGATAGATTTGAGCCCGAGAATCTGTTCAGACGAGCCACCACTAGCAAGACGCCGTTGACTATGATGATTGCCCCCGACAACACTTGTGGTTTTATCTCTGGCAGCTATGCTATCCCGTATACTTGCGGCCGCAGCGCGACATGTGGCATCGTACAGGCTCAGCAGACCTTTTCGGGAATGATCATGTGCTTTGACAGCCAGGCATTCAACTTCCGATTCGCATGTGTTGATAATGCCATGTACCAGTCAAGCTCTTGCGATCATCTGTGTGCCGAAAACACGCAGATTCTCAAGTG CACGAGTACCGGATTCCCATACTGCAACACCATTGCCTTCGCTGGCAACGTCACCGACTACTGGTGCAACTCAATCAACTACTCCACTGCCCAATTCGCCTACACCACCTACAAAGGCGAAACCGACGAGAGAAGCTACTCTCGCTTCGTCCAAAGCCTCACCACTTCGGCTGCTGGTACCCTCCCAGTTCCCACTGCTAGCGGTGGTGAAACATCTACCGACTCGAGCACCAGCtcctcagcatcagcaactcAAACCGGgggcaacggcggcggcggcggcggtagCAGCACTCCCGTCGGTGCAATCGTAGGAGGTGTTGTCGGCGGTGTCGCCGCCATTGGTAtcggcctcctcgccctcttcttcatcctccgCAGGAAGAAGAACGCTGCTGGCAAGTCGCagccatcatcgtcagaCCAGTCTCCCATGCCGCCAAACGCTACTCCTGGCGCGCCCATGACGCAAGCCTACTACGGCGGCTCGCCTCCTCCCCAGGGATATCCTCCTCAGCAGTATCCCCAGAACACGCCATCTCCCCCAGTGGGCTACTACCCGCAAGGCGCTCCCATGGACCCCAACTCACCAACTCAGTCACACATGACGGACCCGCGAATGAGCCATATGACGACCAGCCCTGCACCGACTTGGACAAACTCGTACGGAACACCACCCCCAGGCCAGCAGCCCGCTGGATTCCAACCCATTGGGGGAACACCACCTGCTCAGGGGCAGCCGCATACGCAACCTCAGGGTCCTGTGCATGAGGCTCCCGCCCAGACTGGGGAGAACCACCGTGGTCAGATGCATGAGCTGGCTTAA
- a CDS encoding DNA repair protein rhp57 (similar to Cordyceps militaris CM01 XP_006670030.1), with protein MTDLLHILPSFRTSPFGALLPTIEQHALSTTDLLALHPADIAKQTHLPLLDLKRLIAAIQASLSDDLVPRYPLRQDANSNPAPETSNDETEPADSNPQGAKSPETTANDATSRSKPPSASYISTLSPEIDAVLNSGIPTSTITEITGESGAGKTQFLLSLCLAVQLPAPHGLRKQALYISTESSLATTRLSQIMKFNPVLQQIDSADRPSLDNILSTVTPDLESQDHILEYQVPVLLSRHNIGLVVIDSVAANYRAEFERSGSSYGSNMAARSAELVRLGALLRDLARKHDIAIVVANQVSDRFSSSAPVPRTVPYRATQESPLASRSMPPPQSTLASTPSSSVPFSFPEDAPTHPALRLEHQQRWFTGWGDDPRSSHSLKTPSLGLVWSTQIGCRIALFKRPVYGRPRQIAASIEADDDNVDRGATLKSWRRWMKVVFAGHVAASGQGVNGAKEFEVTMGGIQSAQKKGKDQ; from the coding sequence ATGACCGACCTTCTTCATATTCTCCCGTCCTTCCGCACCAGCCCCTTCGGGGCTCTCCTGCCAACAATCGAGCAACATGCCCTATCAACAACAGACCTTCTGGCTCTTCATCCAGCGGATATCGCCAAACAAACACATCTACCGCTCCTGGATCTGAAACGACTCATCGCAGCAATCCAAGCCTCACTATCAGATGACCTCGTGCCACGATATCCCCTTCGGCAAGATGCCAACTCCAATCCAGCCCCAGAAACGTCCAACGATGAGACCGAGCCAGCAGATTCAAACCCCCAGGGAGCCAAATCACCAGAAACAACCGCAAACGACGCTACCAGCAGAAGCAAACCTCCCTCAGCATCATACATCAGCACTCTTTCACCAGAAATAGACGCAGTCCTCAACTCTGGcatcccaacatcaaccatTACCGAAATCACAGGCGAATCCGGTGCCGGCAAGACTCAATTCCTCCTCTCGCTCTGCCTTGCTGTGCAACTCCCTGCCCCCCATGGCCTCCGCAAGCAAGCTCTCTACATCTCAACAGAGTCCAGCCTGGCAACCACTCGCCTCTCCCAGATAATGAAATTCAACCCCGTCCTCCAACAAATTGACTCTGCAGACCGCCCATCACTAgacaacatcctcagcaCAGTGACGCCGGATCTCGAATCACAGGATCACATCCTCGAATACCAAGTCCCAGTGCTACTGTCAAGACACAACATCGGCCTAGTGGTCATCGACTCCGTGGCAGCCAACTACCGCGCCGAATTCGAAAGGTCCGGCTCTTCATACGGCTCTAACATGGCCGCACGGAGCGCCGAACTTGTCCGCCTAGGAGCCCTGCTGCGAGACCTAGCAAGAAAGCATGACATTGCCATCGTCGTCGCGAACCAAGTATCAGATCGcttctcctcatcagccCCAGTACCAAGAACGGTTCCCTACAGAGCTACGCAGGAAAGCCCCCTCGCTTCACGTAGCATGCCTCCACCGCAGTCCACCCTCGCCAGCACGCCCTCGTCCTCCGTGCCATTCTCCTTCCCGGAGGATGCGCCGACACACCCTGCATTACGTCTTGAGCATCAGCAGCGCTGGTTTACCGGCTGGGGCGATGATCCCCGTTCGTCACATTCGTTAAAAACACCTAGTTTGGGGCTGGTATGGTCGACGCAGATTGGGTGTAGGATAGCATTATTCAAGAGACCCGTTTACGGACGGCCGAGACAGATTGCAGCTTCTATAGAGGCGGATGATGATAATGTTGACAGGGGCGCTACCTTGAAGAGCTGGCGGAGGTGGATGAAGGTTGTGTTCGCCGGACATGTTGCTGCTTCGGGGCAAGGGGTGAATGGGGCCAAGGAATTTGAGGTTACGATGGGAGGAATACAGTCTGCAcagaagaagggcaaagatcaatga